A DNA window from Chelativorans sp. AA-79 contains the following coding sequences:
- a CDS encoding PadR family transcriptional regulator, whose amino-acid sequence MEHRDLLSGLVRLHVLHHAAEHEIYGQWMIEELASHGYRLSPGTLYPMLHKMQRDGYLTCREERRGRSVRKLYRITDLGREGLELAKARVREFTGEAMTNG is encoded by the coding sequence ATGGAACACCGTGACCTGCTGTCGGGACTGGTGAGGCTGCATGTCCTCCACCATGCGGCCGAACACGAAATCTACGGCCAATGGATGATCGAGGAACTGGCCAGCCACGGCTACCGGCTGTCGCCGGGCACCCTCTATCCCATGCTGCACAAGATGCAGCGCGACGGCTATCTCACCTGCCGCGAAGAGCGGCGCGGCCGTTCAGTACGCAAGCTCTACCGCATCACTGATCTGGGACGCGAGGGCCTTGAATTGGCGAAGGCGCGGGTTCGGGAGTTCACGGGCGAGGCAATGACCAATGGATGA
- a CDS encoding glutamine amidotransferase, which produces MTKKVLLLGESWMTSATHYKGFDQFGSVTFHLGAEDLVKSLEGTEFELTYMPSHDAAEKLPFEMSSLDAFDAIMISDIGANSLLLHPDVWLHGKPVPNRLKLIREWTRNGGGLMMIGGYLSFQGIDGKARWRRTPVEEALPVECLPYDDRLEVPEGYRAKILKADHPILAGLEGEWPLLLGANEVVVKQSDGVEVLATLPDEEGGHPLLVTGRFGKGRTLAWMSDIGHHWLPEDFRNWAGYGIFWRNCLSWLTASSESGTR; this is translated from the coding sequence ATGACAAAGAAGGTGCTGCTGCTCGGCGAGAGCTGGATGACGTCAGCCACGCACTACAAGGGGTTCGACCAGTTCGGCAGCGTGACCTTCCATCTGGGCGCCGAGGATCTCGTGAAATCGCTCGAAGGCACTGAGTTCGAGCTGACTTACATGCCAAGCCACGACGCAGCCGAAAAGCTGCCCTTCGAGATGAGCAGCCTCGACGCCTTTGATGCGATCATGATCTCCGACATCGGGGCCAATTCGCTGCTCCTGCACCCCGATGTCTGGCTCCACGGCAAGCCGGTTCCCAACAGGCTGAAGCTGATCCGCGAATGGACGCGCAATGGCGGCGGTCTCATGATGATCGGCGGCTATCTCAGCTTCCAGGGCATCGACGGGAAAGCGCGCTGGCGCAGGACACCGGTAGAAGAGGCCCTGCCGGTGGAATGCCTTCCCTATGACGACCGCCTCGAGGTTCCTGAAGGCTATCGCGCGAAAATCCTGAAGGCGGATCACCCGATCCTGGCCGGGCTCGAGGGTGAATGGCCGCTTCTGCTGGGCGCCAATGAAGTGGTGGTGAAGCAGTCGGACGGTGTCGAGGTCCTGGCGACCCTGCCCGATGAAGAAGGCGGACACCCGCTGCTCGTCACCGGCCGGTTCGGCAAGGGGCGAACGCTCGCCTGGATGTCCGATATTGGCCACCACTGGCTGCCGGAGGATTTCAGAAACTGGGCCGGCTACGGCATCTTCTGGAGGAACTGCCTGTCCTGGCTGACGGCTTCCTCCGAGAGCGGCACCCGCTGA
- a CDS encoding endonuclease/exonuclease/phosphatase family protein has product MHNTARVMIDVKADVLGVVEAESRPVLAAFNKEIIGAMGGTPFRHVMVIDGNDERSIDVGLVTRDGYPIGMMRSHVDDQDEKGNPLFSRDCPVFFITTPTGNPLVVLVNHLKSKGYGSVTANNAKRRTQAERIKSIYEELIADGQENIAVIGDLNDTPESAPLMPLLTDSDLKDAFAHPAFDDGGWPGTYGLCNASNKIDYLLLSPALFERIEKGGLFRRGMWPGSRPVRWEVYEELKRKQDAGSDHAAIWVDIDI; this is encoded by the coding sequence ATGCACAACACCGCGCGGGTCATGATCGACGTGAAAGCCGATGTCCTGGGCGTGGTGGAGGCGGAAAGCCGTCCGGTCCTCGCTGCTTTCAACAAGGAAATCATAGGCGCCATGGGTGGTACACCGTTCCGCCACGTCATGGTGATCGACGGCAATGACGAGCGCAGCATTGACGTCGGGCTTGTCACACGCGACGGCTATCCCATCGGGATGATGCGCAGTCATGTGGACGACCAGGACGAGAAGGGGAATCCGCTCTTTTCCCGGGATTGCCCCGTCTTCTTCATCACGACGCCGACTGGCAATCCGCTCGTCGTGCTGGTGAATCATCTGAAGAGCAAGGGCTATGGCAGCGTCACCGCCAACAATGCCAAGAGACGGACACAGGCCGAGCGGATCAAGTCGATCTATGAGGAACTGATCGCCGACGGCCAGGAGAACATTGCCGTGATAGGCGACCTCAACGACACGCCGGAGAGTGCCCCGCTGATGCCGCTTCTGACCGACAGCGACCTCAAGGATGCCTTCGCGCATCCGGCCTTCGATGATGGTGGCTGGCCCGGCACCTATGGCTTGTGCAATGCGTCGAACAAGATCGACTATCTCCTTCTGTCTCCCGCGCTCTTCGAACGGATCGAGAAGGGTGGTCTCTTCCGGCGGGGCATGTGGCCCGGCTCACGACCCGTCCGGTGGGAGGTCTATGAGGAACTGAAACGCAAGCAGGACGCGGGCTCCGACCACGCTGCCATCTGGGTCGACATCGACATTTGA
- a CDS encoding arsenate reductase ArsC yields MNDRVYNVLFLCTHNSARSIIAECLLNRHGEGRFKAFSAGSQPRGKVHPYALDLLRQRGYQTAGLRSKSWDEFAKPGAPKLDFVFTVCDDAANETCPVWPGQPMTAHWGVPDPSAATGTEAEQRFAFADTMRMMRQRISIFVNLPVASLDRLSLQNRLDEIGRDMPKAG; encoded by the coding sequence GTGAATGATAGAGTTTACAACGTCCTGTTTCTGTGCACGCACAATTCAGCCCGGTCGATCATCGCCGAATGCCTCTTGAACCGGCATGGTGAAGGCCGCTTCAAGGCCTTCAGCGCCGGCAGCCAGCCCCGCGGCAAGGTGCATCCCTACGCGCTCGATCTGCTGCGCCAGCGGGGCTATCAGACCGCCGGGCTGCGCTCGAAATCCTGGGACGAGTTTGCGAAGCCAGGCGCGCCGAAGCTCGATTTCGTCTTCACCGTCTGCGACGACGCCGCCAACGAAACCTGCCCGGTCTGGCCCGGCCAGCCGATGACGGCCCATTGGGGCGTTCCCGATCCATCCGCTGCAACGGGTACCGAGGCGGAGCAGCGCTTTGCCTTTGCCGATACGATGCGCATGATGCGGCAGCGGATCTCGATTTTCGTCAATCTGCCGGTGGCCAGCCTCGACAGGCTCAGCCTGCAAAATCGGCTGGACGAGATCGGCCGCGACATGCCGAAAGCCGGCTGA
- the chrA gene encoding chromate efflux transporter: MDETRVEAPARTKNQRGSPGEVFAAFLKLGLTSFGGPIAHLGYFRDELVVRRRWIDEKGYADLVALCQFLPGPASSQVGFALGLLRGGPLGAAAAWTAFTLPSAILLVLFALGAAAFGGPVGSGIIHGLKVVAVAIVAQAVWGMARTLCPDRARASIALAAVLIIVVVSGSIGQITAIVAGGLAGLWLCRSKAEAISGHMTFPVSHAVGTIALVLFFALLFGLPALVAATDAQGMAVFDSFYRAGSLVFGGGHVVLPLLETETVRTGWVSADQFLAGYGAAQAVPGPLFTFAAYLGTVLGPEPNGLVGAAIALVAIFLPGFLLLIGVIPYWDAFRSRPTAQALMRGANAAVVGILGAALYQPVWTGAILGPYEFALALTCFVLLMAWKAPPWIVVIVAATGGVLIGLA; the protein is encoded by the coding sequence ATGGATGAGACGAGGGTGGAGGCACCTGCACGCACGAAGAATCAGAGGGGTAGTCCCGGCGAGGTCTTTGCCGCCTTCCTGAAGCTGGGGCTGACCTCCTTCGGGGGCCCGATCGCGCATCTCGGTTACTTCCGCGACGAACTGGTCGTTCGTCGGCGTTGGATCGATGAGAAGGGATACGCCGATCTCGTCGCCCTGTGCCAGTTTCTGCCCGGCCCGGCATCCAGCCAGGTCGGTTTTGCGCTCGGGCTTCTGCGCGGCGGCCCGTTGGGCGCCGCGGCCGCATGGACAGCCTTCACGCTGCCCTCGGCCATCCTGCTGGTGCTTTTCGCGCTAGGTGCGGCTGCCTTTGGCGGGCCGGTCGGCTCCGGCATCATCCATGGCCTGAAGGTGGTCGCCGTCGCCATAGTCGCCCAGGCTGTCTGGGGCATGGCCAGAACCCTGTGCCCGGATCGGGCGCGCGCCAGCATCGCGCTCGCCGCCGTGCTCATCATCGTCGTCGTCTCGGGCTCGATCGGTCAGATCACCGCGATCGTGGCCGGCGGTTTGGCGGGGCTATGGCTGTGCCGGTCCAAAGCCGAGGCGATTTCCGGGCACATGACCTTCCCGGTCTCGCATGCGGTGGGGACGATTGCGCTCGTTCTGTTCTTCGCCCTGCTTTTCGGACTACCCGCGCTCGTCGCCGCCACGGATGCGCAGGGGATGGCCGTCTTCGATTCCTTCTACAGAGCCGGATCACTCGTATTCGGTGGAGGGCATGTCGTCTTGCCGCTGCTCGAGACGGAGACTGTTCGAACGGGTTGGGTCTCTGCGGATCAGTTCCTTGCAGGTTATGGTGCCGCGCAGGCCGTACCGGGCCCGCTCTTCACCTTCGCGGCCTACCTCGGCACGGTGCTCGGCCCGGAACCCAACGGGCTTGTGGGCGCGGCGATCGCCCTTGTCGCCATCTTCCTCCCTGGCTTCCTGCTGCTGATCGGTGTCATCCCGTACTGGGATGCCTTCCGTTCGCGCCCGACCGCGCAGGCGCTCATGCGCGGCGCAAACGCGGCCGTCGTCGGTATCCTTGGGGCGGCGCTCTATCAGCCCGTCTGGACCGGCGCGATTCTCGGGCCATATGAGTTTGCGCTGGCACTGACCTGCTTTGTGCTTCTGATGGCATGGAAGGCTCCGCCATGGATCGTGGTCATCGTCGCCGCGACCGGCGGCGTGCTGATCGGGCTTGCCTGA
- the arsB gene encoding ACR3 family arsenite efflux transporter, which produces MSFFEKYLTIWVALCIVAGIALGHLLPGVFGIIAAAEVAQVNLPVAVLIWLMIVPMLLKVDFASLARIGNYWRGISVTLFVNWAVKPFSMALLGWLFIGWLFRPLLPADQIESYIAGLIILAAAPCTAMVFVWSNLTRGEPNFTLSQVALNDAIMIVAFAPIVGLLLGLSAITVPWETLLLSVVLYILLPVVVAQVLRRRLLATGGQAGLDEFLAKLQPLSLMALLATLVLLFGFQGEQIISQPLVIALLAVPILIQVYFNSGLAYLLNRLSGEQHCVAGPSALIGASNFFELAVAAAIVLFGLNSGAALATVVGVLVEVPVMLSVVWIVNRSKGWYERGGTVRAKA; this is translated from the coding sequence ATCAGCTTTTTCGAGAAGTACCTGACCATCTGGGTGGCGCTGTGCATCGTTGCCGGCATCGCCCTTGGCCATTTGCTGCCCGGCGTCTTCGGCATCATCGCCGCTGCCGAGGTCGCCCAGGTGAACCTCCCGGTCGCTGTGCTGATCTGGCTGATGATCGTGCCGATGCTGCTCAAGGTCGACTTCGCCTCGCTCGCCCGGATCGGCAACTACTGGCGCGGCATCAGCGTCACGCTGTTCGTCAACTGGGCGGTGAAGCCCTTTTCCATGGCTTTGCTCGGATGGCTGTTCATCGGCTGGCTCTTCCGGCCGCTCCTGCCGGCGGACCAGATCGAGTCCTATATTGCCGGCCTGATCATCCTGGCCGCCGCTCCCTGCACGGCGATGGTCTTCGTCTGGTCGAACCTGACGCGCGGCGAGCCGAACTTCACGCTCTCCCAGGTGGCGCTCAACGATGCCATCATGATCGTCGCCTTCGCGCCCATCGTCGGTCTCCTGCTCGGCCTTTCTGCGATCACCGTGCCGTGGGAGACGCTTCTTCTGTCCGTGGTCCTTTATATCCTGCTGCCGGTCGTCGTGGCACAGGTGCTGCGCAGAAGGCTGCTGGCGACCGGCGGTCAGGCCGGGCTGGACGAGTTTCTCGCGAAACTGCAGCCGCTCTCACTGATGGCGCTGCTTGCCACGCTGGTCTTGCTCTTCGGCTTCCAGGGCGAGCAGATCATCTCCCAGCCGCTGGTGATCGCGCTTCTGGCGGTGCCGATCCTGATCCAGGTCTATTTCAACTCGGGCCTTGCCTATCTGCTCAACCGCCTGTCCGGCGAACAGCATTGTGTCGCCGGCCCCTCCGCGCTGATCGGGGCATCGAATTTCTTCGAGCTTGCCGTCGCCGCGGCCATCGTGCTGTTCGGGTTGAACTCCGGGGCGGCCCTTGCCACGGTGGTGGGCGTGCTCGTGGAAGTGCCGGTCATGCTTTCGGTGGTGTGGATCGTGAACCGCAGCAAGGGCTGGTACGAGCGCGGCGGGACGGTTCGGGCGAAGGCTTGA
- a CDS encoding NtaA/DmoA family FMN-dependent monooxygenase (This protein belongs to a clade of FMN-dependent monooxygenases, within a broader family of flavin-dependent oxidoreductases, the luciferase-like monooxygenase (LMM) family, some of whose members use coenzyme F420 rather than FMN.) encodes MGSRHLTIGLSLTATWRKGIRPLDEADAEASKKGSIGFNVELAKMAENAKLDFVFKPDFTGGAPSGGKDRADGARPRPAADRPENAAVGLDPLLMLAALSQQTERIGLVTTASTTFNPPYQVARQLQSLNWMSNGRAGWNIVTSMDGAQNFGDEPMPTPEVRYRRAAEFTDVVRDLWNSNQFDGESTPINHKGELFAVRGPLSIPAHPAGRIPLFQAGASDAGRDFAASVADAIFGAIPDLAAGIELRADLRRRAEAKGRSPDDIRVLPGLYFFLAKTREEARELHRLGHAHLGRDKRVESVKSIIGLDVSELDDTDRVTASMLPDPQMKVRSRTHADLLHRFIGENEPTVEELLTRPEVVGSAHWVSVGTVDDVIREIVTWHEAGALDGFIALPGGSWGSMRLFFDELMPRLSEMGLFRKEYEGSSLGAHLGISREV; translated from the coding sequence ATGGGATCGCGGCATCTGACCATCGGCCTCAGCCTGACGGCCACATGGCGCAAGGGCATCCGCCCGCTTGATGAGGCGGACGCGGAAGCCTCGAAGAAGGGAAGCATCGGCTTCAATGTCGAACTGGCGAAGATGGCGGAGAACGCCAAGCTCGACTTCGTGTTCAAGCCGGACTTTACCGGCGGTGCGCCCTCGGGCGGCAAGGATCGAGCCGACGGTGCCAGGCCTCGTCCGGCAGCCGACAGGCCGGAAAACGCGGCTGTCGGGCTCGACCCCCTGTTGATGCTCGCCGCGCTTTCACAGCAGACAGAAAGGATCGGCCTCGTCACCACCGCGTCGACCACCTTCAATCCGCCCTACCAGGTTGCGCGCCAGCTTCAGTCGCTCAACTGGATGAGCAATGGTCGTGCGGGCTGGAACATCGTCACCTCGATGGATGGCGCACAGAATTTCGGCGATGAGCCGATGCCCACACCCGAAGTGCGCTACCGGCGCGCAGCGGAGTTCACCGACGTCGTGCGCGATCTGTGGAACAGCAACCAGTTCGACGGCGAATCCACACCCATCAACCACAAGGGCGAGTTATTCGCTGTGCGTGGGCCGCTCAGCATTCCGGCGCACCCGGCAGGGCGAATCCCTCTGTTTCAGGCGGGGGCGTCGGATGCGGGTCGCGATTTCGCGGCGTCCGTCGCCGACGCGATCTTCGGCGCGATTCCTGACCTTGCGGCAGGCATCGAACTGCGCGCCGATCTGCGTCGTCGTGCCGAGGCAAAAGGCCGCTCGCCTGACGATATTCGCGTGCTGCCGGGGCTGTATTTTTTCCTGGCGAAGACGCGGGAAGAAGCGCGCGAGCTGCATCGACTGGGCCACGCCCATCTCGGTCGCGACAAGCGCGTCGAATCCGTCAAGTCGATCATCGGGCTCGATGTCAGCGAACTGGATGACACGGATCGTGTAACGGCGTCCATGCTGCCCGATCCGCAGATGAAGGTGCGCAGCCGGACCCATGCGGACCTGCTGCACCGTTTCATCGGCGAGAACGAGCCGACCGTGGAAGAACTGCTGACGCGGCCGGAAGTGGTCGGTTCGGCGCACTGGGTGTCGGTCGGAACAGTCGACGACGTCATCCGCGAGATCGTCACATGGCATGAGGCAGGCGCGCTCGACGGTTTCATTGCGCTTCCGGGCGGCTCATGGGGCTCGATGCGGCTATTCTTTGACGAACTGATGCCGCGCCTGAGTGAAATGGGATTGTTCCGCAAGGAATACGAGGGCTCATCCCTCGGTGCGCATCTCGGCATCAGCCGGGAAGTGTGA
- a CDS encoding LacI family DNA-binding transcriptional regulator, with protein sequence MAPATVSRFLNGGIELPPATAERIRSAIAELGYRPNPYARSLSRGRTDMLALAIPDIQNAFFSQLASAVDRCAEEQNLSLLLCSTANKTARELDFIERLRRRFFDGLLLATNHADDGTLAEAINTADSNIVLVDEDVPGARVAKVFSDNEQGGFLAGSHILAAGHRAIAYIGGPPKLMSTVERRQGLSNAISASSDARLVCCLEHDYTREHGRAAMAEIIAHHRDVTAVFAGSDEITLGVLEVLREHGLRVACDLSLVTFDDVGLLHLLDPPVTAIRQPTAEIGRKAFERLAAAITGESVEIATERLPVRLVERASVAAPRRA encoded by the coding sequence TTGGCGCCGGCGACCGTTTCCCGGTTTCTCAACGGCGGGATCGAATTGCCGCCTGCCACGGCCGAACGCATCCGCTCGGCAATCGCGGAGCTTGGATACCGGCCCAATCCCTATGCGCGCAGCTTGAGCCGAGGGCGAACAGACATGCTCGCCCTTGCGATTCCGGACATCCAGAACGCGTTCTTCTCGCAGCTTGCCTCAGCAGTGGACCGTTGTGCCGAGGAGCAGAACCTGAGCCTGCTTCTATGTTCCACCGCGAACAAGACGGCAAGGGAACTGGATTTCATCGAACGGCTCCGGCGCCGCTTCTTCGACGGGCTCCTGCTTGCCACCAACCATGCCGACGATGGAACGCTTGCCGAAGCGATCAACACGGCCGACAGCAACATCGTTCTGGTCGATGAGGATGTACCAGGCGCCAGAGTGGCGAAAGTTTTCTCCGACAATGAGCAAGGTGGCTTTCTCGCGGGCAGCCACATTCTCGCTGCCGGCCACAGGGCGATCGCCTATATCGGCGGCCCTCCGAAGCTCATGAGCACGGTCGAGAGGCGACAAGGGCTGTCGAACGCGATTTCCGCCTCCAGCGATGCGCGCCTCGTCTGCTGCCTGGAGCACGACTATACGCGAGAGCACGGCCGCGCAGCCATGGCAGAGATCATCGCGCATCACCGCGATGTGACCGCGGTCTTCGCCGGCAGCGACGAGATCACGCTCGGCGTTCTCGAGGTCTTGCGGGAGCACGGGCTGCGCGTTGCGTGCGACTTGTCGCTGGTGACCTTCGACGATGTGGGCCTGCTCCATCTTCTGGACCCGCCCGTCACCGCGATCAGGCAACCCACGGCCGAGATCGGGCGAAAGGCCTTCGAGCGTTTGGCAGCCGCGATCACAGGAGAAAGCGTCGAGATCGCGACCGAACGTCTGCCCGTGCGGCTGGTCGAACGGGCCTCGGTTGCGGCGCCGCGCAGGGCGTGA
- a CDS encoding IclR family transcriptional regulator, with the protein MSQPPITADTPQPSERSGVIRSVAIAGRFLKVLASAKGPMTLGEVSRETGMSASTAHRYLRSLIAEGFATQDPESGRYDLGSAALSVGIGALRRIEPVEVAAGYMKKLSGSLAASAGVAIWTERGPTLVRWYRSAYFSISTVMLGDVLPVDNTACGLVFQAFMPPGKVDAARRQQPVNFRGEPPDTAALDVIRQAGAAELSEHLFSSLTGKAAAVFDAQGEIACVVTTVSLIDAARSEDHFALLLEAAKAASRECGGAV; encoded by the coding sequence ATCAGCCAACCGCCGATCACCGCTGACACACCGCAACCTTCGGAACGTTCGGGCGTGATCCGGTCCGTGGCTATTGCCGGCCGGTTTCTCAAGGTGCTTGCCAGCGCGAAAGGGCCGATGACGCTGGGCGAGGTTTCCAGAGAAACCGGCATGAGCGCATCGACCGCGCATCGCTATCTTCGGAGCCTGATCGCCGAGGGGTTTGCCACGCAGGATCCGGAAAGCGGCCGCTACGACCTCGGTTCTGCCGCGCTCAGCGTCGGCATCGGTGCGCTGCGCCGGATCGAGCCGGTGGAGGTCGCGGCCGGATATATGAAGAAGCTCTCGGGGTCGCTCGCGGCAAGCGCCGGGGTTGCAATCTGGACAGAGCGTGGGCCAACGCTCGTGCGCTGGTATCGCAGCGCGTACTTCTCGATCAGCACGGTGATGCTGGGCGATGTCCTTCCAGTGGACAATACCGCCTGTGGACTGGTTTTTCAGGCCTTCATGCCGCCTGGAAAGGTGGATGCCGCGCGCCGCCAGCAACCCGTGAACTTCCGCGGCGAACCGCCAGACACCGCGGCGCTCGATGTCATCCGCCAGGCGGGTGCAGCCGAACTCAGCGAGCATCTGTTTTCGTCCCTGACCGGCAAAGCGGCTGCGGTTTTCGACGCCCAGGGAGAGATCGCCTGTGTGGTCACAACGGTGTCCCTCATCGATGCGGCGCGTTCCGAAGACCACTTCGCGCTACTGCTTGAAGCCGCCAAAGCGGCTTCAAGGGAGTGCGGCGGTGCAGTGTAA
- a CDS encoding siderophore-interacting protein translates to MTTFASTPPRRPNLPEWKFTVVESLDVAPRMRRVVLTADNLDTFDYKPGQALVMQVPLADGETGRRDYTIRSFDKAAKRLAVDFVLHGTTPAPTWACNAKAGDEIVARGPRGRTVFNPSADWHVLCGDETCIPAILHIIEDMPAGTRAFAFIEVSGAEDEQELTTQADAKIEWIHRNGVHAGPSSIMLDRIAGFEFPEGDGYAYLIGETSNVRAQRHHLIGRGFTRDRISSEGYWRPGRIGGHDHVED, encoded by the coding sequence ATGACTACTTTCGCTTCAACTCCCCCGCGCCGCCCCAATCTTCCGGAATGGAAGTTCACCGTCGTCGAGTCGCTCGACGTCGCGCCGCGCATGCGCCGTGTGGTGCTCACCGCCGACAATCTCGACACGTTCGACTACAAGCCCGGGCAGGCGTTGGTGATGCAGGTGCCGCTGGCGGATGGAGAGACCGGACGCCGTGACTACACGATCCGGTCATTCGACAAGGCTGCGAAGCGGCTGGCCGTCGATTTCGTCCTTCATGGCACGACACCCGCTCCGACCTGGGCGTGCAACGCAAAGGCCGGCGACGAGATCGTCGCACGCGGCCCACGCGGCCGTACGGTGTTCAACCCGTCCGCCGACTGGCATGTGCTTTGCGGCGACGAAACCTGCATTCCGGCGATCCTGCATATCATCGAAGACATGCCGGCAGGCACGCGCGCCTTCGCCTTCATCGAGGTGTCTGGCGCCGAGGACGAACAGGAATTGACGACGCAGGCCGACGCGAAGATCGAATGGATCCACCGCAACGGGGTCCATGCTGGCCCGAGTTCGATCATGCTCGACCGCATCGCCGGATTCGAGTTTCCCGAAGGCGACGGTTATGCCTACCTTATCGGCGAGACCAGCAATGTGCGGGCCCAACGCCACCATCTGATCGGACGCGGGTTCACTCGCGACAGGATTTCTTCTGAAGGCTACTGGCGGCCCGGTCGCATCGGTGGCCACGACCACGTCGAGGACTGA
- a CDS encoding metalloregulator ArsR/SmtB family transcription factor: MEKRFALAALSALGQETRLEIFRLLVRTGTEGIPAGEIAARLDVVQNTMSTHLKILTHAGLVRAEREGRVIRYFADMTGFRDLLAYLMEDCCNGAPELCRPAIEAVTCEC; encoded by the coding sequence ATGGAAAAGAGATTTGCTCTCGCCGCCTTGTCGGCGCTCGGCCAGGAAACCCGGCTCGAAATCTTTCGACTCCTGGTCAGGACAGGGACGGAGGGAATTCCCGCGGGCGAGATTGCCGCGCGGCTGGACGTTGTGCAGAACACGATGTCGACGCACCTGAAGATCCTCACCCATGCGGGGCTGGTGCGGGCTGAGCGCGAGGGCAGGGTCATCCGGTACTTCGCCGACATGACCGGCTTCCGCGACCTTCTCGCTTACCTGATGGAAGACTGCTGCAATGGCGCGCCGGAGCTTTGTCGCCCGGCAATCGAGGCGGTGACATGCGAATGCTAG
- a CDS encoding DUF1127 domain-containing protein — protein sequence MTYVSSRVRETVAPGIDRKSRLTLAALTSFLTFPRLFRQWRQRVSDRRHLSELDDHILADFGLTRQEVIDEAAKPFWRPLDPGSGRS from the coding sequence ATGACATATGTTTCGTCGAGAGTGCGGGAGACGGTGGCCCCAGGGATTGACCGCAAATCCAGGCTCACATTAGCTGCGCTCACATCATTTCTGACTTTTCCGAGACTGTTTCGCCAGTGGCGGCAACGCGTGTCGGACCGGCGACATCTTTCGGAACTGGATGACCATATCCTCGCCGACTTCGGCCTAACGCGACAGGAGGTTATCGATGAGGCGGCAAAACCGTTTTGGCGGCCGCTCGATCCAGGCTCCGGGAGGTCATGA
- a CDS encoding transcriptional regulator GcvA produces the protein MARRLPPLNALRAFEAAARHLSFTKAAEELFVTQAAVSHQIKALEEMLGVRLFQRYNRRLELTQAGRGYLPPLCDAFDMMAAETSRLRPAEESGQLKISTVQSFATKWLIPRLTRFREAHPDIDPMISTSHRLVDIESEEFDLAIRDGQGAYPRLHVVPLMDDRAFPVCSPRLLKGSHVLREPADLSRHVLLHDLLVSREEDGPNWRNWLKHAQVAGVDAEKGPAYNDTAMALQAAVAGQGVALARQSLVVDDLRAGLLICPFGPEMPTRSSWYFVCAPSSTEQPKVSVFLRWLQDEVARDFGEGRGSV, from the coding sequence ATGGCCAGACGTCTTCCGCCACTCAACGCCCTGCGGGCCTTCGAGGCCGCGGCGCGCCACTTGTCCTTCACCAAGGCGGCCGAAGAACTGTTCGTGACTCAGGCTGCCGTCAGCCACCAGATCAAGGCTCTGGAGGAGATGCTGGGGGTGCGGTTGTTCCAACGCTACAATCGCAGGCTCGAGCTGACGCAGGCCGGCCGCGGTTATCTGCCCCCCCTGTGCGATGCCTTCGACATGATGGCGGCCGAAACAAGCCGGCTTCGGCCTGCCGAGGAGTCCGGCCAGTTGAAGATAAGCACGGTGCAGTCCTTTGCCACCAAATGGCTAATCCCGCGTCTCACGCGCTTCCGTGAAGCTCACCCGGACATCGACCCGATGATCTCGACGAGCCATCGCCTCGTCGACATTGAGTCGGAAGAGTTTGACCTCGCCATTCGTGACGGACAGGGTGCCTATCCCCGCCTGCATGTCGTGCCGTTGATGGACGACCGCGCTTTTCCGGTCTGTTCGCCGCGCCTCCTGAAGGGCTCACACGTCCTGCGCGAGCCGGCTGATCTTAGCCGCCATGTGCTCCTTCACGACCTTCTGGTATCGCGCGAGGAGGACGGACCCAATTGGCGCAATTGGCTGAAGCACGCGCAAGTGGCGGGTGTCGACGCCGAAAAGGGGCCGGCCTACAACGACACGGCCATGGCGCTTCAAGCCGCCGTGGCTGGCCAAGGGGTGGCCCTTGCGCGACAATCCCTCGTGGTCGACGACCTAAGGGCCGGCCTGCTGATCTGCCCATTCGGTCCCGAGATGCCGACACGGTCTTCCTGGTATTTCGTCTGCGCGCCATCGAGCACTGAACAGCCCAAGGTCAGCGTATTCCTGCGGTGGCTGCAGGACGAGGTCGCCCGCGATTTTGGCGAGGGTCGCGGAAGTGTTTGA